Proteins co-encoded in one Prunus persica cultivar Lovell chromosome G6, Prunus_persica_NCBIv2, whole genome shotgun sequence genomic window:
- the LOC18773233 gene encoding ATP-dependent DNA helicase Q-like SIM codes for MNANGVSADEVIAKLLEMGFENSTVKKAVKEVGPSFDDALDYILNGCCSTNRRATRASSTSSSSMRNVKAPGKRPLPASFPSAQIRQSSILEHFQSNSRPKRSKTDGVPDVSVSGSEIVRGPIEQCLKPPSGVNCSVEVLSDTSPLDCLENQSDWQKKANSLLQKHFGYSSLKNFQKEVLAAWMAHQDSLVLAATGSGKSLCFQIPALLTGKVVVVISPLISLMHDQCLKLAKHGVSACFLGSGQPDSTVENKSMSGMYDIIYVCPETILRLIKPLQKLAENRGIALFAIDEVHCVSKWGHDFRPDYRRLSELRKNFSACNLKFLKFDIPLMALTATATIQVRKDILRSLSMSKETKVVLTSFFRPNLRFTVQHSRTSASSYENDFHELIDTYTGKRRMGEKKQIVMSQELNNVMDSANGSISDEDNISQDDLDNFEDGYSDKDEVDSSQENGSSASKGRELSVEYLEDDIDIFQSVNDWDVSCGEFCGQSLCEDWNTRKETISDIIDLPNKPEERLKLLQEPLEKGSTIIYVPTRKGTLSIANYLCRCGVKAAAYNAALPKSHLRQVHKMFHENTLEVVVATIAFGMGIDKLNVRRIIHYGWPQSLEAYYQEAGRAGRDGKLADCILFANLTRVPSLLPSRRSEEQTKQAYKMLSDCFRYGMNSSCCRAKKLVEYFGEDFSSEKCLLCDVCVAGPPELKNLRKEADLIMQVISAHHASQYRIGSYDDATSSDIRLRRESYMGKLNLRMIISKIREQSQEFMATELLWWQGLVRIMESKGYIKEGDNKTHVQLKFPELTELGLEFLETKGEQTFYVHPEADMLLSANRPKSFSTFSEWGRGWADPEIRRQRLENMQCNRKPFNAGGKRGRRKSRKQRHSPNLRTARGRIEAKLSKKGARPRSLKH; via the exons GTAAAGGCTCCCGGGAAAAGACCCCTGCCCGCCTCATTCCCTTCGGCTCAAATTCGACAGTCTAGCATACTGGAGCATTTTCAATCCAATAGTAGACCCAAAAGGAGTAAAACTGATGGGGTACCTGATGTATCAGTTTCTGGATCAGAAATAGTACGTGGTCCTATAGAACAATGTTTGAAACCTCCTTCTGGCGTGAATTGCAGTGTTGAAGTTTTATCAGACACGTCTCCGCTTGATTGCCTGGAGAATCAATCAGATTGGCAGAAGAAAGCTAACAGTCTCTTGCAAAAGCATTTTGGTTATTcatcattaaaaaatttccagAAGGAAGTCTTGGCTGCTTGGATGGCTCACCAAGATTCTCTTGTTCTTGCTGCAACAGGGTCAG GGAAATCTCTGTGTTTCCAGATTCCAGCATTGTTGACAgggaaggtggtggtggtgatttCACCGTTGATAAGCTTGATGCATGATCAATGCTTAAAGCTGGCAAAACATGGGGTTTCTGCTTGCTTTCTTGGATCTGGGCAACCAGATAGTACTGTGGAAAATAAATCAATGAGCGGCATGTACGACATAATATATGTTTGCCCCGAAACTATCCTGAG ACTGATAAAGCCACTTCAAAAATTAGCAGAAAATCGTGGAATCGCACTTTttgcaattgatgaagtccatTGTGTTTCAAAGTGGGGCCATGATTTTCGGCCTGATTACAG GAGATTGTCTGAGTTGCGAAAGAACTTCAGTGCTTGCAATTtaaaattcttaaaatttgatATACCACTGATGGCATTGACTGCTACTGCCACAATTCAGGTCCGCAAAGACATTCTTAGGTCATTGTCCATGTCAAAGGAAACAAAGGTTGTGCTTACTTCCTTTTTCAGGCCAAATCTAAGATTTACG GTACAACATAGTAGAACATCGGCATCATCGTATGAGAATGATTTCCACGAATTGATAGACACGTATACTGGAAAGAGAAGAATGggtgaaaagaaacaaatagtCATGTCACAAGAACTAAACAATGTGATGGATAGTGCTAATGGTAGCATATCAGATGAAGATAACATTTCTCAGGATGATTTAGACAATTTTGAGGATGGTTACTCTGACAAAGATGAAGTAGATTCATCACAGGAAAATGGTTCTAGTGCTTCAAAGGGAAGGGAGCTGTCAGTTGAGTACTTGGAGGATGACATTGACATCTTTCAGAGTGTGAATGATTGGGACG TTAGCTGCGGTGAGTTCTGTGGACAATCTCTTTGTGAGGACTGGAATACCAGAAAAGAAACTATATCTGATATTATTGATCTACCAAATAAACCAGAAGAAAGACTAAAACTTTTGCAGGAGCCGTTAGAGAAAGGGTCAACCATCATATATGTTCCTACTAGAAAAGGAACGTTGAGCATTGCAAACTATCTTTGTAGGTGTGGCGTGAAGGCTGCTGCCTATAATGCAGCG TTGCCGAAGTCACATCTAAGGCAGGTTCACAAGATGTTTCATGAAAATACTTTAGAG GTGGTTGTTGCAACAATTGCTTTCGGAATGGGAATTGACAAGTTAAATGTCCGAAGAATAATCCACTATGGCTGGCCACAG AGTCTGGAAGCTTACTATCAAGAAGCCGGTCGAGCGGGCAGGGATGGAAAATTAGCCGACTGCA TTTTATTTGCAAACCTAACAAGAGTGCCATCACTTTTGCCGAGTCGAAGAAGTGAAGAGCAGACAAAGCAAGCATATAAGATGTTGTCAGATTGTTTTAG GTATGGAATGAATTCTTCATGCTGTCGGGCTAAAAAACTTGTGGAGTACTTCGGAGAGGATTTTAGTTCTGAAAAGTGTCTCTT GTGTGATGTGTGCGTTGCTGGACCTCCCGAACTGAAGAATTTGAGAAAGGAAGCAGATCTCATCATGCAGGTTATATCTGCTCATCATGCAAGTCAATACAGGATTGGTTCATATGATGATGCTACAAGTAGTGACATTAGACTTAGACGTGAAAGTTATATGGGGAAGCTAAATCTCAGGATGATTATCAGTAAAATAAGGGAGCAG TCTCAAGAATTCATGGCAACTGAACTGCTTTGGTGGCAAGGCCTTGTCCGAATTATGGAAAGTAAAGGATACATCAAAGAGGGAGATAACAAG ACGCATGTTCAGCTAAAGTTCCCTGAGCTAACAGAACTTGGGTTGGAGTTTCTTGAAACCAAAGGGGAGCAAACTTTCTATGTTCACCCTGAAGCAGATATGCTGCTTTCTGCAAACAGACCCAAATCTTTCTCAACTTTCTCAGAGTGGGGAAGAGGCTGGGCTGATCCTGAGATTCGACGTCAGAGGTTAGAGAATATGCAATGCAACAGAAAGCCATTTAACGCCGGAGGTAAAAGAGGACGACGAAAATCACGAAAGCAACGACACAGTCCAAATTTAAGAACTGCTCGAGGTAGAATAGAAGCCAAACTCTCCAAAAAAGGTGCCCGACCAAGGTCATTGAAGCATTGA
- the LOC18775301 gene encoding histone H2A.1, whose translation MEAAKVTKGAGGRKGGERKKSVSKSVKAGLQFPVGRIARFLKKGRYAQRTGTGAPIYLAAVLEYLAAEVLELAGNAARDNKKTRINPRHVLLAVRNDEELGKLLQGVTIASGGVLPNINPVLLPKKTSNASSEAAEKAPKSPKSPKSPKKA comes from the exons ATGGAAGCTGCTAAGGTCACCAAGGGCGCCGGAGGAAGAAAAGgcggagagagaaagaagtcCGTGTCGAAGTCGGTCAAAGCGGGGCTCCAATTCCCAGTGGGTCGGATAGCCCGTTTCTTGAAAAAGGGTCGCTACGCCCAGCGAACAGGCACCGGGGCTCCGATTTACCTCGCCGCCGTTCTCGAATATCTCGCCGCTGAG GTGCTGGAGTTGGCGGGGAATGCGGCACGTGACAACAAGAAGACTCGGATAAACCCAAGGCACGTGCTATTGGCAGTGAGAAACGACGAGGAGCTTGGAAAGCTTTTGCAAGGAGTGACCATAGCGAGCGGTGGTGTGCTCCCAAACATAAACCCAGTGCTGCTTCCAAAGAAGACCTCCAATGCGTCTTCTGAAGCTGCTGAGAAGGCGCCCAAGTCTCCCAAGTCTCCCAAGTCTCCCAAGAAGGCCTAA